Genomic DNA from Octopus bimaculoides isolate UCB-OBI-ISO-001 chromosome 3, ASM119413v2, whole genome shotgun sequence:
TATTTGATGTTCATGTGTAAATGTCAAATATTACATTGAATATATAAGAGAAACTATTCTTCgattaaagcaataaaaattcaGACACCgcagatatattattttatccaaATTTATTCACTGATGATtacaatataactatatatctacacacacacacacacacacacacacacacacacacacacaNNNNNNNNNNNNNNNNNNNNNNNNNNNNNNNNNNNNNNNNNNNNNNNNNNNNNNNNNNNNNNNNNNNNNNNNNNNNNNNNNNNNNNNNNNNNNNNNNNNNNNNNNNNNNNNNNNNNNNNNNNNNNNNNNNNNNNNNNNNNNNNNNNNNNNNNNNNNNNNNNNNNNNNNNNNNNNNNNNNNNNNNNNNNNNNNNNNNNNNNNNNNNNNNNNNNNNNNNNNNNNNNNNNNNNNNNNNNNNNNNNNNNNNNNNNNNNNNNNNNNNNNNNNNNNNNNNNNNNNNNNNNNNNNNNNNNNNNNNNNNNNNNNNNNNNNNNNNNNNNNNNNNNNNNNNNNNNNNNNNNNNNNNNNNNNNNNNNNNNNNNNNNNNNNNNNNNNNNNNNNNNNNNNNNNNNNNNNNNNNNNNNNNNNNNNNNNNNNNNNNNNNNNNNNNNNNNNNNNNNNNNNNNNNNNNNNNNNNNNNNNNNNNNNNNNNNNNNNNNNNNNNNNNNNNNNNNNNNNNNNNNNNNNNNNNNNNNNNNNNNNNNNNNNNNNNNNNNNNNNNNNNNNNNNNNNNNNNNNNNNNNNNNNNNNNNNNNNNNNNNNNNNNNNNNNNNNNNNNNNNNNNNNNNNNNNNNNNNNNNNNNNNNNNNNNNNNNNNNNNNNNNNNNNNNNNNNNNNNNNNNNNNNNNNNNNNNNNNNNNNNNNNNNNNNNNNNNNNNNNNNNNNNNNNNNNNNNNNNNNNNNNNNNNNNNNNNNNNNNNNNNNNNNNNNNNNNNNNNNNNNNNNNNNNNNNNNNNNNNNNNNNNNNNNNNNNNNNNNNNNNNNNNNNNNNNNNNNNNNNNNNNNNNNNNNNNNNNNNNNNNNNNNNNNNNNNNNNNNNNNNNNNNNNNNNNNNNNNNNNNNNNNNNNNNNNNNNNNNNNNNNNNNNNNNNNNNNNNNNNNNNNNNNNNNNNNNNNNNNNNNNNNNNNNNNNNNNNNNNNNNNNNNNNNNNNNNNNNNNNNNNNNNNNNNNNNNNNNNNNNNNNNNNNNNNNNNNNNNNNNNNNNNNNNNNNNNNNNNNNNNNNNNNNNNNNNNNNNNNNNNNNNNNNNNNNNNNNNNNNNNNNNNNNNNNNNNNNNNNNNNNNNNNNNNNNNNNNNNNNNNNNNNNNNNNNNNNNNNNNNNNNNNNNNNNNNNNNNNNNNNNNNNNNNNNNNNNNNNNNNNNNNNNNNNNNNNNNNNNNNNNNNNNNNNNNNNNNNNNNNNNNNNNNNNNNNNNNNNNNNNNNNNNNNNNNNNNNNNNNNNNNNNNNNNNNNNNNNNNNNNNNNNNNNNNNNNNNNNNNNNNNNNNNNNNNNNNNNNNNNNNNNNNNNNNNNNNNNNNNNNNNNNNNNNNNNNNNNNNNNNNNNNNNNNNNNNNNNNNNNNNNNNNNNNNNNNNNNNNNNNNNNNNNNNNNNNNNNNNNNNNNNNNNNNNNNNNNNNNNNNNNNNNNNNNNNNNNNNNNNNNNNNNNNNNNNNNNNNNNNNNNNNNNNNNNNNNNNNNNNNNNNNNNNNNNNNNNNNNNNNNNNNNNNNNNNNNNNNNNNNNNNNNNNNNNNNNNNNNNNNNNNNNNtatatatatatatatatatatatatatatatatatgtatgtatgtatgtatgtatatatgtatgtatgtataaagaaagaaaaagataaagagagtatTTATTCATATGCAAATATGAATAGGTAGTATTTAGAGGCCTAAGAGATAGGACAAACTTGTGCGAATAGGGTACCATACACTTAACCGAGatttttaattttctcaattAGTTTCCATTTCTGTATTATGTATAATAACGCAACACTTAATTTTCAAGTGACTCAGACAACTTAACTCAGATTTAGAACTGCGAGATAGGAACTATTCACTTCTATAagcacaacaacaatataaaactgacaaaaggttCCTGAGATATCCACTATCTAAGTGTCTTCCTTTTAGTCATAATGGATTTCTTCTATCAGTTTAAGAAAGGTGTTTCTACAAAGATgaagtatgtatatttgaaattatagaaattaaaatataaggaGTTATATACGTACCAGAATGATAGAGAGTTCCGCCTTCTTTGAAGAAGTCTTTAGGGATATACGAACGAACCAATGGCTTTTcagatttcattttatcaaatgaaCACATATCAATAATACTCTTAGTGAGTTGATCAGAAATTGGTTTTTCCAAGAAATTAGCAACACGTGACACTGCTTTAAATTGATCCTattgtaaagaaatttttaacTCAAATTCCTAAGTTTTCAGTAAAATATGTTCGCGTTACAGAAATATGGTTAAAATATGATTAGATTACGAcgaaatatgtaattaaaatatgatCTAAATtatgacagaagaaagaaagaaacgaatttattataataaaaaggTAATGAATTACATTCGTTATGCTAATCATCATCTTCCAATCGGAAAGAATTCGGTAGTATTTAAGAAAACATCAAGCACATGTTTATACATTAGTTTtgttttgcgtttttttttgtttgttttttttttcttatcaatacttgaaaaattaacatacattttttatttcttcataagtTATAATAAGAACATTTGGGTTGTTTTTCATAAACTCATAAAATTCCACAGTATGTTTAAAGCAATCAGCGTAAGGAACTGATTAATTAAAAGAAGAATCAGGAAATGCATGATTAGAATACAACGGCCTTTTTTAATAACATCAAATTAACAAAAAAGTAAGTGGAACATTTAAGTTTAAACAAATACAGTTGGTAACTTTTTCACTAGGCACAAAAGTTCATACTTTTGAGATTCTGTAATGTTTATGTTTTACCCTAGAAACATCATTAGCATATGTAGGGATGAGATGGGGCTGTGACGTCAACGGTCAAGGGGCCCCAACGGAACAGGAAgggggagagaggaagtgagggaaGCAAGACCAGGGTCGTCTTCTTGCGGCCTGGGGTAGTCGCAGTGAACGGACGTCAGTGGAACGAGCTAGCGAGCATTGGTAGTAGCAGCTGCTAACATTAGGTGAGACGGATAGGGAACGTGTTTGGACTTAACACAGCTGGACAGCCAACAACGAGAGGTAGGTGTACCGTGTTTTATTCCCAGCGCTAGTGGGTCACTACCCAATCGCAGGGTGGCTACGAACAGCGTGCAGCTACATCAAGAGACGAGCAGATGGGGAAAACTGGGGAGGTAATGTGGGGAGGGGGAGAAGTGATGATGCGGGAGACCCTAGAGAGGGCAAGAGCAGAAGACCCAGTAGAGGAAACTGGAAGAATGGAACCGTATGGTGCGATACTAGCAGCATAGTGATAGGGTCTGTACTGGAAATCAGAAACGTCGAAGTGGAAGACGCGGCCTAGCTTCGAAAAGcagatgattacatcaacatgGCTGAGTTGGATGCAGTGCTGAAGGGAGTGAATCTGGCCCTGAAATGGGGGATGCACTCCATCGAAATCCGAACCGATTCGGCTATCGTGCTTGGCTGAGTAGGATCAGTTATCACCGATGAAAAGAAAGTTCGAACCAAAGGGGCTAAAGAGATGTTAGTAAAGCGCCGCCTAGAGGTTCTAGGAGAGCTTGCTGCCGAATTTGGTTTGAAGCTGAGTGAGGTCTTTGTGCCTTCAGAAAGGAACAAGGCAGACATTCTAACCAAGGTGAAAAAGGACTGGTTGGCAGAGCCGGAAGATTCGAAGCAGGGGATAACTGCAGTGTATCGGCTAAGTGACTCGGAACTAAGGAAACTGCATGCCATGCATCATATAAGCGTGGATAGAACCCTGTATCTTGCCAGAAGGGTTAACTTTGACGTTATTAGAACATTCAAAAGGTAGTCGGAAACTGTGATAAGTGTCAATCCATCGACCCTGCTCCCGGTGTGCATGAGCAGGGAAACATCTTGGTAGAGCACAACTGGAGACAATTGGCGGTGGGTGTGACACACAACCGGCAGGGAACGTATCTTTCGATGATCGACTGCGGGACGGGTCGGAAGGCCATTTCGAGGGAAACGAAAACGGGCACTGCAGACGAGATCCCATGTATCCTGAACGAGATATTTCTGGAGCAGATCCCTGTGGACGAATTGCTGATGGACATCGGCACTGCTTTTCATTCGGAAATACTAAAGGAGATGCTTGATAAGTGGAACGtgctaaatatttctatataccaGTAAACAATAACAGAATATTTTTGACTACATTTAAAACACCTATTGAGATATATTATATCTCGTACTAAAATTAGCCTGGAGAAAACTAACGAgacatttagaaattattttaaatgcttAACAATTCTGAATGCCCGCATTATCTACAATTGAACGAAGAGGTTAAGGACTTTAATGTTAACAACACACACTTCTATGACTGTTATTTCCATAAACCTTAGCACTTCTATTGAAGACAATGAATTTGTTGCCTTTGTACACGGATCACAATCATAAAACGAAAGCAAATACTCAATATCGAATAAAAGAAAACGCTTGGTGTTGTTTTGCGACCAGATATTCCGTTCGGTCATCTATAAACATGGAATGCAATTCTTTAATACTTACCTTGGCTTTTCGGCAGGAAAGGCAAAACATTGCGAAAGACCAATAATAGCAACTGCAATACGAGAAGTATTtaatggatgttgttgttgttgggagtAAGAGCGATGATATACTCGGGGAACTTTGGGTGTCGACGAGGATGAAGAAGCTGGTTGGTTTCGGACCAGAAACTaccatggataacttccaaaaatcCCTGACCTGATAATGCGACCGAGGAGTATTGCCGGTTGAGGCATTTggtgcaacgaaaattttgataCCATATAATAAATGCTTAAGCTAACAgtctttgtgtatttttaaatagcCAATATGTGTCTTCCACGTTGTAGTCGTTTCAGTTACAACACACGGTCTCGCATCAAATCACTTGCCTGGCAAATACACTtctgaaatttatttaataaataagtgTCTCATTTGTAATATGTGTCTCATGTGATTTCTTCACTCCACAGACATCAAACGAAAAAGGGGTTCATAGTTATTAAAATAGATCCATTAGCCGCCTAATATACAAAAAAAgcacaaaattaaaatgaatgttAATTTATGAAGTTGTGGCAGGGATAGGTAATCCATCTGAGACTACCATACCTCCATTGGCAATAGAATTTCACCCTTTAAtattgaagtagtagtagaagtagtagtagtagtagtagtagttgaagtagtagtagtagtagtagtagtagtagtagtagtagtagtagtagtagtagtagtagtagtaaattctAAGACTACCTTCTCCTTTCATCCAAAGGTCGAAATAGCTGGGAAAATCTTCGTTGTATTCAAATACTTTAGCCCCCACCAAATGTCTGTAGAACGTCACCGCCATGCCATGGCTTTCGGATTGCGGTTTAGAAAGATAATTTTGTGATCCTCTAATAATTCCGGGGGTAGAAATTTAGCAGGTATGTGTGCACTCAAGAGCCGAGGCGACTTAGCTGATTCGAGATTTTCTATTGGCACCCAATCTAATAGCAAGTCTTCCTTCACAAGAGGAATCCTTTCACTGCTTCCTCTCAATATCATACTAGTCAATTCAAACAACCAATGTGAACCTGAAATTAGATATAAAACCtttaatatttatactttaataaaaaaatttaaaaaagggtgcttattaattagtttgaTTCATGAACGTGTtacaaaaagaaagcaattattaaaatctaAAATGTCAAGAGAATTCTAATAAATTccgaatttaatatatattaatctaaaTGAGATTTCCATGtctcttttattattaaagaCACACGCTTCAATCACAAAgttaatttttattcactgtgacatctctctctctctctctctctctctctctctctctctctctctctatctatctatctatctatctatctcactctctctctctatctctctctctctctctctctctctctctctNNNNNNNNNNNNNNNNNNNNNNNNNNNNNNNNNNNNNNNNNNNNNNNctctctctctctctctctctctctctctctctctctctctctctctctctctctctctcctgtacaGGCACCTTCAAGTGGTGCTTATACAACCACAGGTCTTCTTTCAGGATTCCGGAAAGACAATTCGTCACTTCCTGGCAAGCAACGTGTGGCACCTTAAAGATGAAGGAATCCCATACGATATTAAGTGGAGGATCATAGAGCGGCCGGGATCCTATAAGCAAACTTTGCATAGCGGAGCTAGCAAGGATCCTCAAAGACACTCGATATTCAGAATTACTATTAAATTCCGGACACGAAATTTATAGCCCCTACTTCCATTTCAAACGCTAACTGTTGCAAGGATGGGATACCCCATTCATCGATCAGAACAGTAAAATCTCCTTACAGGCTAGAAGCAACCTAAGGGCGGAGGTTCCCCATTCGCCATTTTAGCCTGTATGGACTGCCATCTGAACTGAACTAAGGGATATAACTTACCCTAGCGGACCCAAAATGCTTGTTCTTTGCGTACTaattatgtgtgcgcgcgcgtgtgtgtgcataaatcaaCAATATATAAGAAGGATCTGAGAGAATAATTCCAGGGTAGCCAAATGTTGCTTAAGTATCCTAGGAAACAATGGACACACTTGTGTGGGATTTGAATCCGGGGACAAGCAAGACGTATTtaggagaaaataagaaaactagAGAAAGGAGACAAACGCTCAAgatgttattaaatcatttacATCTTCATAtcttctacacatgtttcgatGGATGCAACCAAAATACGTCCGACAGGATGAATAATGGTCAGCTTTGCATCAATCTCTTCAGGGAGAATATAAATAACAGTTCTCATCAAatagacattttaacagatatatctgttaaaatgtctatTTGATGAGAAGTGTTATTTATATCCTTCCTGAAGAGATTGATGCATAGCTGTCGGACGTATTTTGGATGCATCCatcgaaacatgtgtagaagatatgaagatataaatgatataataacATCCTGAGCGTTTGtctcctttatacatatatatatatataNNNNNNNNNNNNNNNNNNNNNNNNNNNNNNNNNNNNNNNNNNNNNNNNNNNNNNNNNNNNNNNNNNNNNNNNNNNNNNNNNNNNNNNNNNNNNNNNNNNNNNNNNNNNNNNNNNNNNNNNNNNNNNNNNNNNNNNNNNNNNNNNNNNNNNNNNNNNNNNNNNNNNNNNNNNNNNNNNNNNNNNNNNNNNNNNNNNNNNNNNNNNNNNNNNNNNNNNNNNNNNNNNNNNNNNNNNNNNNNNNNNNNNNNNNNNNNNNNNNNNNNNNNNNNNNNNNNNNNNNNNNNNNNNNNNNNNNNNNNNNNNNNNNNNNNNNNNNNNNNNNNNNNNNNNNNNNNNNNNNNNNNNNNNNNNNNNNNNNNNNNNNNNNNNNNNNNNNNNNNNNNNNNNNNNNNNNNNNNNNNNNNNNNNNNNNNNNNNNNNNNNNNNNNNNNNNNNNNNNNNNNNNNNNNNNNNNNNNNNNNNNNNNNNNNNNNNNNNNNNNNNNNNNNNNNNNNNNNNNNNNNNNNNNNNNNNNNNNNNNNNNNNNNNNNNNNNNNNNNNNNNNNNNNNNNNNNNNNNNNNNNNNNNNNNNNNNNNNNNNNNNNNNNNNNNNNNNNNNNNNNNNNNNNNNNNNNNNNNNNNNNNNNNNNNNNNNNNNNNNNNNNNNNNNNNNNNNNNNNNNNNNNNNNNNNNNNNNNNNNNNNNNNNNNNNNNNNNNNNNNNNNNNNNNNNNNNNNNNNNNNNNNNNNNNNNNNNNNNNNNNNNNNNNNNNNNNNNNNNNNNNNNNNNNNNNNNNNNNNNNNNNNNNNNNNNNNNNNNNNNNNNNNNNNNNNNNNNNNNNNNNNNNNNNNNNNNNNNNNNNNNNNNNNNNNNNNNNNNNNNNNNNNNNNNNNNNNGATTACATTAAGATACGGTAGGAATACTcagaatatatagacatgtttattatgtgtgtatgtatatatatatatatatatatatatatatatatatatatatatatatatgagttacagGTTAagcaaccaactaagggataataagTATCCAgtatactactggatgtatacctacGTATTTATATCCAATTGCAGGGCAGTATcgcaattgaataataggtatgagtggtgataaaaaaagaaatttacctAGAATTCATAAGgcgaataagaaaatggagaggataatcaatcgacaaacatcagcgTGTAAACATTCACttggatctatttattaattaattacaatcatatgtgtaagtgatcaaaataagcaaataaaataaacatataaacaagtaaataaatagataaataaaaataaataaatgaagaagaataaatgagtgaaaaaatactaaactcttacagctgtttctaatatGGCGTTGTCCAATTTGCCAAGTTTTCCACatcataccagtaatatacaggaATTGTACAAAGGTTGGACAAACattgtacaggggttggacaataaTTGAACCCCCAAAGCTTCATCAGAGACCATAATGTTAGGAATCTAACATGTGAGGAGGtaaggtaaaataataaaataagataacataataaaaaatagtaaaaaatggtaaaaaataaaaaaaattgtaaaacaaaatagttaCTATTTTtcgattcttatttctagcaaagctgGTACTTGATGTAccctcaattataattattataaatttatgaattggCCTTTTGGGATTTATTGCTGGCTGgccacttatattattgttgttatttattattattattattattattattattattattattattattattattattattattattaataataataataataataataataataataataataataataataataataataataataatNNNNNNNNNNNNNNNNNNNNNNNNNNNNNNNNNNNNNNNNNNNNNNNNNNNNNNNNNNNNNNNNNNNNNNNNNNNNNNNNNNNNNNNNNNNNNNNNNNNNNNNNNNNNNNNNNNNNNNNNNNNNNNNNNNNNNNNNNNNNNNNNNNNNNNNNNNNNNNNNNNNNNNNNNNNNNNNNNNNNNNNNNNNNNNNNNNNNNNNNNNNNNNNNNNNNNNNNNNNNNNNNNNNNNNNNNNNNNNNNNNNNNNNNNNNNNNNNNNNNNNNNNNNNNNNNNNNNNNNNNNNNNNNNNNNNNNNNNNNNNNNNNNNNNNNNNNNNNNNNNNNNNNNNNNNNNNNNNNNNNNNNNNNNNNNNNNNNNNNNNNNNNNNNNNNNNNNNNNNNNNNNNNNNNNNNNNNNNNNNNNNNNNNNNNNNNNNNNNNNNNNNNNNNNNNNNNNNNNNNNNNNNNNNNNNNNNNNNNNNNNNNNNNNNNNNNNNNNNNNNNNNNNNNNNNNNNNNNNNNNNNNNNatatatatatatatatatatatatacatataataaaacataagtcctggggccgacttattcgactaaaacctttcaggaCGAtgtcccagcatagccgcagtctcatgactgaaacaagtaaaagataaaataagatgaGATAATAACATCATATCGAAATTACTTTGCAGACAGATTTAATGCCTTTATAGGCTGACGGCTTTCATCTACTGGAAGCATATGGAATGAAATGCCT
This window encodes:
- the LOC128247357 gene encoding luciferin sulfotransferase-like, which encodes MDSEEIKETGINFKQFFGKDGNPMPVYQYKGYNILYLEMAATALPKLKTVKIRSDDILMYSYPGAVPYADCFKHTVEFYEFMKNNPNVLIITYEEIKNDQFKAVSRVANFLEKPISDQLTKSIIDMCSFDKMKSEKPLVRSYIPKDFFKEGGTLYHSGTYITPYILISIISNIHTSSL